Proteins encoded in a region of the Sulfurimonas marina genome:
- a CDS encoding iron-containing alcohol dehydrogenase, with amino-acid sequence MNDFTYYNPTKIEFGKGKEKKIGTYIKEAGYDSVLLAYGTGSIKKGTLYDDTIASLKEAGVAFEEFGGIVSNPVLSKVQEGVKIAKEKKVQAVLGVGGGSVADSVKAIAAGAKYDGDVWDFFIQKAQITEALPVFTVMTLAATASEMNGNSVITNEDTQQKYSISSVHVNPLVSVINPELMATVSKDYLAYSAVDAIAHTIEVYFTAASHPNFNSRIVEAIIKTIMETTEILIENPNDYEARGEFAWAATQALNGLTPAGTHGGNFPNHMIEHALSALYNVSHGAGLSVVIPAWMKWYKEKNLPQFERFAKELFNLQDADAGISALESWFEKISSPVTLKQAGIPEEGIAEIADNAAELATLWGIGELYNSETIAEILKKA; translated from the coding sequence ATGAACGATTTTACATATTACAACCCGACTAAAATAGAGTTTGGTAAGGGAAAAGAAAAAAAGATAGGAACTTATATAAAAGAAGCCGGATATGACAGTGTATTGCTGGCTTACGGAACAGGAAGCATAAAAAAAGGTACTTTGTATGATGATACTATTGCCTCACTTAAAGAAGCTGGAGTGGCATTTGAAGAGTTTGGTGGCATAGTAAGCAATCCAGTTCTTAGCAAAGTGCAAGAAGGTGTAAAAATAGCTAAAGAGAAAAAGGTTCAGGCTGTTCTTGGAGTTGGCGGGGGTTCTGTTGCAGACTCTGTTAAAGCTATTGCCGCAGGTGCAAAATATGATGGTGATGTTTGGGACTTTTTTATTCAAAAAGCACAGATTACAGAAGCTCTTCCTGTATTTACCGTGATGACGCTTGCCGCAACTGCGAGTGAGATGAACGGAAATTCTGTTATCACCAATGAAGATACACAACAAAAATATTCAATCTCATCTGTACATGTAAATCCGCTAGTCTCAGTTATTAACCCTGAACTGATGGCAACGGTTAGTAAAGATTATCTTGCATATTCAGCGGTAGATGCGATTGCTCATACTATAGAGGTCTATTTTACTGCCGCGTCTCATCCGAACTTCAACTCTAGAATTGTAGAAGCTATCATTAAAACTATTATGGAAACAACGGAAATTTTAATAGAAAATCCTAATGATTATGAGGCTAGAGGTGAGTTTGCATGGGCAGCTACACAAGCACTAAACGGTCTTACTCCAGCTGGAACACATGGCGGAAACTTTCCAAACCATATGATTGAACATGCTCTTTCTGCCCTTTATAATGTATCTCACGGTGCAGGACTTTCAGTTGTTATTCCTGCATGGATGAAATGGTATAAAGAAAAAAATCTTCCACAGTTTGAACGTTTTGCAAAAGAGCTTTTTAATCTTCAAGATGCAGATGCAGGTATCAGTGCACTTGAATCGTGGTTTGAGAAAATAAGTTCACCAGTGACATTAAAGCAAGCGGGGATACCTGAAGAGGGGATAGCTGAGATTGCTGATAATGCAGCAGAGTTAGCTACACTTTGGGGTATAGGGGAACTCTACAACAGTGAAACTATCGCAGAGATTCTCAAAAAAGCATAA
- the kdsB gene encoding 3-deoxy-manno-octulosonate cytidylyltransferase, with protein MIIIPARLASTRFPQKVLVDIGGLPMVVRTAKRVAHLDRVVVAADDEKIVETCKAHGVEAMLTSTTHKSGTDRIHECATILELDDDELIINVQADEPFIETDVVESLQKQLKSLQDKGEEFIMGSCYNAINDEAAQDPNLVKVVLDANHNAIYFSRAKIPYNAGGGAQYFGHIGIYGFSKKSLKEFCSLGDAPIEDIEKLEQLRAIYHGKKITMVKVASTGFGIDTKEDLERAIEIFL; from the coding sequence ATGATAATTATTCCGGCAAGATTAGCCTCAACAAGATTTCCACAAAAAGTTTTAGTAGATATAGGCGGTTTACCTATGGTTGTAAGAACTGCAAAAAGGGTTGCCCACCTAGATAGAGTCGTTGTTGCAGCAGACGATGAAAAGATAGTAGAGACTTGTAAAGCTCACGGTGTAGAAGCTATGCTTACATCTACTACACATAAAAGCGGGACTGACAGAATCCACGAATGTGCGACTATTTTAGAGCTTGATGATGATGAACTGATCATTAACGTACAAGCAGATGAGCCTTTCATTGAGACTGATGTTGTAGAGTCTCTGCAAAAACAACTCAAATCTCTTCAAGACAAAGGTGAAGAGTTTATAATGGGAAGTTGCTACAATGCGATCAACGATGAAGCAGCCCAAGATCCTAATCTTGTAAAAGTTGTTTTAGATGCAAATCACAATGCCATCTATTTTTCACGTGCAAAAATTCCATACAATGCAGGTGGGGGTGCACAATATTTTGGCCATATCGGTATCTACGGATTTTCTAAAAAAAGTTTAAAAGAGTTTTGTTCTTTAGGTGATGCACCGATCGAAGATATAGAAAAACTTGAACAACTACGCGCTATTTATCACGGTAAAAAGATAACAATGGTAAAAGTTGCTTCAACAGGATTTGGAATCGATACGAAAGAAGATTTAGAAAGAGCAATTGAGATATTTTTATAA